A region from the Aegilops tauschii subsp. strangulata cultivar AL8/78 chromosome 5, Aet v6.0, whole genome shotgun sequence genome encodes:
- the LOC109747555 gene encoding protein transport protein Sec61 subunit beta, translating into MVINGDAPARGSAAAAASLRRRRTTSGAAGGGGGASTMLQFYTDEAAGRKMSPNAVLIMSIGFVAVVAVLHVFGKLYR; encoded by the coding sequence ATGGTGATTAATGGTGATGCACCTGCAAGAGGGAGTGCAGCAGCTGCGGCAAGCTTGCGCAGACGTAGAACCACCAGCGGTGCtgctggaggtggtggtggcgccagTACAATGCTTCAGTTCTACACTGACGAGGCTGCTGGGCGCAAGATGTCGCCAAATGCTGTTCTGATCATGAGCATAGGGTTTGTTGCCGTCGTTGCTGTGCTCCATGTTTTCGGCAAGCTGTACCGTTAG